One Primulina huaijiensis isolate GDHJ02 chromosome 5, ASM1229523v2, whole genome shotgun sequence DNA segment encodes these proteins:
- the LOC140977455 gene encoding uncharacterized protein, with the protein MEEAQKQKREAVRKERGDRMDLQGYHLEAVETALFGFAGHVVYPEGEIVLPLTLGSQNLKKTMMTTFTVVDSPSSYNIILGRPAMNELKAVASTYHQKIKFPVGSKVGEVRGDQPSSRKCYVEAVRVDQSKAKKEEKKARTNEVGGRTVEKGEVQFVAEEEQENAGAPYQRLMNKVFEKQLRRNMEVYVDDILGKTREVASFIDDLEETFATLVHYGIKLNPANHALRGPELRYIEVEKIALALIMTVRKLRPYFLSHRIIVLTNSPLGRIMTHSEVSGRMIKWAVELGEYDIEYKPPVAIKTQALSDFLSEMVQPDEDEVWRGFVDGASILAGCGVGVVVISPPGEKIKLALRLDSRVTNNEAEYEAVLAGIRAAQEIGASRVILYSDSQLITQQIKGAYEAKDDSMLQYLQLIKTQGPLLKCVSEGEVDYVLREIHVGCCAEHLGGMALARKTMLAGFWWPTLSQNSARVVQACEKCQHHSNFQHSPATPMKPIWASCPFDQWGMDIVGPFPTARAQKNPSCGNWANFFPGKSYPDSNDQSRAMELDLVKEKRDRAIIRMEAYRGRVMKAYNKKVRVRDFQIGDLVMKKVNPTGDVRKLEARWEGPYKIIRKVSSGSFSLEDAQGRSFKRPWNVISGLVHINLVAEK; encoded by the exons atggaggaagcccAGAAACAGAAGAGGGAAGCCGTAAGGAAAGAAAGAGGAGATCGG atggatttgcagggTTACCATTTGGAAGCCGTGGAAACTGCCCTCTTTGGctttgctggccatgtggtcTACCCGGAAGGGGAAATTGTCCTACCATTAACCTTGGGCTCCCAGAATCTCAAGAAAACGATGATGACTACTTTTACTGTGGTAGACTCCCcttcatcatataatatcattctGGGGAGGCCagctatgaatgaattaaaagccGTGGCATCTACCTATCACCAAAAGATTAAGTTCCCAGTTGGTAGTAAAGTGGGTGAAGTCCGGGGAGACCAACCTTCCTCCCGGAAATGTTATGTAGAAGCTGTCCGGGTAGATCAGAGCAAAGCTAAGAAGGAAGAGAAGAAGGCCCGAACTAATGAAGTAGGTGGAAGAACAGTTGAGAAGGGAGAGGTGCAATTCGTggcagaagaggagcaggaa AATGCAGGAGCTCCTTACCAGCgtttgatgaacaaagtcttcgagAAGCAACTGAGACGAAACAtggaagtctatgtggatgatatcctggGCAAGACCCGGGAGGTTGCCAGCTTCATTGATGATCTAGAAGAAACCTTTGCCACTCTCGTACATTACGGAATCAAGCTTAACCCGGCCAA ccatgctcTGAGAGGACCCGAGCTCCGGTACATTGAAGTGGAGAAGATTGCTCTGGCCTTGATCATGACTGTCCGGAAGCTAAGGCCTTACTTCCTGTCACATCGAATAATTGTCTTGACTAATAGTCCTTTAGGCAGGATCATGACTCATTCTGAAGTATCTGGGCGAATGATCAAATGGGCAGTGGAATTAGGAGAGTATGATATCGAATACAAACCCCCGGTGGCCATTAAAACACAAGCCTTATCAGACTTCTTGTCAGAGATGGTACAACCCGATGAAGATGAAGTATGGAGGGGGTTTGTGGATGGGGCGTCTATCCTTGCAGGGTGTGGAGTAGGTGTTGTAGTAATATCTCCTCCAGGAGAGAAGATTAAGTTGGCTTTAAGACTTGATTCCCGGGTTACTAACAATGAAGCtgagtatgaagctgtccttgCTGGAATCCGTGCTGCtcaagagattggagcttcccgtGTTATTTTGTATTCTGATTCACAACTAATCACTCAGCAGATAAAGGGTGCTTATGAAGCTAAAGATGACAGCATGCTCCAATatttacagctcataaaaacccag GGACCTTTGCTAAAATGCGTATCTGAaggagaagtggattatgtcctccgagaAATACATGTGGGATGTTGTGCTGAACATCTCGGAGGAATGGCTTTGGCCCGGAAGACAATGCTTGCGGGGttctggtggccaactcttagccaaAATTCTGCTCGAGTGGTCCAGGCTTGTGAGAAATGTCAACATCACTCAAACTTCCAGCATAGTCCGGCCACTCCcatgaagcctatctgggcatcttgcccctttgatcaatggggcatGGATATTGTTGGCCCTTTCCCAACTGCCCgggctcaaaagaa TCCTTCCTGTGGAAATTGGGCAAACTTCTTCCCGGGTAAATCTTACCCAGACAGCAATGATCAAAGTCgggccatggaattggatttggtaaAAGAGAAAAGAGATCgagcaataattcgaatggaagcatacCGAGGTCGTGTCATGAAAGCATATAATAAAAAGGTCCGAGttcgagattttcaaataggggATCTAGTCATGAAGAAAGTTAATCCTACCGGGGATGTTCGGAAATTAGAAGCCcggtgggaaggaccttataaaatCATCCGGAAAGTAAGCTCGGGATCTTTCTCTTTAGAAGATGCGCAAGGACGCTCTTTCAAAAGGCCatggaat gTTATATCTGGCTTAGTTCATATTAATTTAGTTGCAGAAAAATGA
- the LOC140976420 gene encoding uncharacterized protein isoform X2, with product MPTLISSLPNHSSTWIQKSYPFSGILFKGKSNRSKQNLKPFNARIMAATEGSAKNQSKSKEEEVDNGDDSSVPSWARPGSDEAPPWARQEAQKDSTGFELPFYVYLLSSAVAAVAAIGSIFEYANERPVFGILNSDSVFYAPLLGFFVSVGIPASMFEAWQCNISSNK from the exons ATGCCCACGTTAATCTCATCCCTTCCCAATCATTCATCGACATGGATCCAGAAATCATATCCATTTTCTGGGATCTTATTTAAAGGGAAGAGTAATCGAAGCAAGCAGAATTTGAAGCCATTTAACGCGAGAATTATGGCTGCCACTGAGGGATCTGCTAAGAACCAGAGCAAGTCTAAGGAAGAAGAAGTCGATAATGGCGATGACTCATCGGTTCCTTCGTGGGCTAGACCCGGTTCAGATGAGGCTCCTCCTTGGGCCCGCCAAGAAGCCCAAAAAGATTCAACCGGGTTTGAGCTTCCCTTCTATGTTTACTTGCTTTCATCTGCCGTTGCGGCCGTTGCTGCG ATTGGTTCAATATTTGAATATGCAAACGAAAGGCCTGTTTTTGGAATTTTGAACTCTGACAGCGTGTTTTATGCTCCGTTGCTTGGCTTCTTTGTATCCGTAGGCATCCCGGCATCT ATGTTCGAAGCTTGGCAATGCAATATTTCCAGTAACAAATAA
- the LOC140976420 gene encoding uncharacterized protein isoform X1, with protein MPTLISSLPNHSSTWIQKSYPFSGILFKGKSNRSKQNLKPFNARIMAATEGSAKNQSKSKEEEVDNGDDSSVPSWARPGSDEAPPWARQEAQKDSTGFELPFYVYLLSSAVAAVAAIGSIFEYANERPVFGILNSDSVFYAPLLGFFVSVGIPASAFLWFKSVEVANKEAEEQDRRDGFS; from the exons ATGCCCACGTTAATCTCATCCCTTCCCAATCATTCATCGACATGGATCCAGAAATCATATCCATTTTCTGGGATCTTATTTAAAGGGAAGAGTAATCGAAGCAAGCAGAATTTGAAGCCATTTAACGCGAGAATTATGGCTGCCACTGAGGGATCTGCTAAGAACCAGAGCAAGTCTAAGGAAGAAGAAGTCGATAATGGCGATGACTCATCGGTTCCTTCGTGGGCTAGACCCGGTTCAGATGAGGCTCCTCCTTGGGCCCGCCAAGAAGCCCAAAAAGATTCAACCGGGTTTGAGCTTCCCTTCTATGTTTACTTGCTTTCATCTGCCGTTGCGGCCGTTGCTGCG ATTGGTTCAATATTTGAATATGCAAACGAAAGGCCTGTTTTTGGAATTTTGAACTCTGACAGCGTGTTTTATGCTCCGTTGCTTGGCTTCTTTGTATCCGTAGGCATCCCGGCATCT GCATTTCTCTGGTTCAAATCAGTTGAAGTTGCTAATAAAGAGGCCGAGGAGCAAGATCGAAGGGATGGGTTTTCATAG